Proteins encoded within one genomic window of Spirochaeta cellobiosiphila DSM 17781:
- a CDS encoding heavy-metal-associated domain-containing protein yields MFFSKKKYDLEVSVKDMSCAHCELHVGQAIEKLKGVKKAEANRKKEKAYVTFENGQSVDPQTVVDAVNATGYKASLI; encoded by the coding sequence GTGTTTTTTTCTAAGAAAAAATATGATTTGGAAGTATCCGTTAAGGATATGTCCTGTGCTCATTGTGAATTACATGTTGGTCAAGCTATTGAAAAACTGAAAGGAGTCAAGAAGGCAGAGGCCAATAGAAAAAAAGAAAAAGCCTATGTGACATTTGAGAACGGTCAGTCTGTTGATCCTCAGACGGTGGTTGATGCTGTTAATGCTACAGGGTATAAGGCTAGCTTGATCTAA
- a CDS encoding DUF2325 domain-containing protein: protein MRRKNILDIDRTFHCSIIGTCLSIGETKSLLEKTYKVDLKDYTDYQIHSEAVKCLGENSKLNGKITNKLNQKFAAPLFQSMRIDNENDLLFFWEESFQRGDIAGAYWSLLSHPHCTEKIKEVIFGEVHMMSHKAGADIQKNKLERISLKTELSKTLEDIKELKTSLNRLQKERNEYFCHKEELIIENQNLKNKVRTLTDLNQEVKTNNDLESQLALSQKHNQHLKDKLAQYKETLLSMEEYNKLLQLEWSQSQQKESSCQESCPIFGNSDLQGKKVLLVGGRLSMIPYCKSLVESMNGEFTHHDGGLEQSFHYLKNLTCSADVVVCALDCVSHGASHCLKKYYNDKLQKLVMLKNSGLTSFATELKKVV, encoded by the coding sequence ATGAGAAGAAAGAATATTTTAGATATAGATAGAACTTTTCATTGTTCTATCATCGGAACCTGCCTCTCCATCGGAGAAACGAAAAGCTTACTAGAAAAGACCTACAAGGTAGATCTAAAGGATTACACCGATTATCAAATACACAGTGAAGCGGTAAAATGCCTCGGCGAGAATTCAAAGCTCAATGGTAAAATAACAAACAAGTTAAATCAAAAATTTGCAGCTCCTCTCTTTCAATCTATGAGAATCGATAATGAGAATGATCTTCTCTTTTTTTGGGAAGAGTCCTTTCAAAGGGGAGACATTGCAGGGGCGTATTGGTCCTTATTATCCCATCCCCATTGCACGGAAAAAATTAAGGAAGTTATTTTCGGAGAAGTCCACATGATGTCCCACAAAGCAGGGGCGGACATTCAGAAAAACAAATTAGAAAGAATCTCCCTTAAAACAGAGTTATCAAAAACACTTGAAGACATTAAAGAACTAAAAACAAGCCTTAATCGATTACAAAAAGAACGAAATGAATATTTTTGTCATAAAGAGGAATTGATAATTGAAAATCAGAATCTTAAGAATAAAGTCCGTACCTTAACGGACTTGAACCAAGAAGTTAAGACTAATAATGATTTAGAATCTCAATTAGCTCTTAGTCAAAAACATAACCAACATCTTAAAGACAAATTAGCTCAATACAAAGAAACTCTTCTAAGTATGGAAGAATATAATAAGCTTTTACAGTTGGAATGGTCTCAAAGCCAACAGAAGGAATCCTCCTGTCAAGAAAGTTGTCCTATTTTTGGTAATTCTGATCTACAAGGTAAAAAGGTTTTGTTAGTAGGAGGGAGATTATCAATGATCCCCTATTGCAAATCATTGGTGGAATCTATGAATGGAGAATTTACTCATCATGATGGAGGTCTGGAACAATCCTTTCATTATCTTAAGAATTTAACATGTAGTGCTGATGTCGTTGTCTGTGCTTTGGATTGCGTCAGTCATGGGGCAAGCCACTGTCTTAAGAAATACTATAACGACAAACTTCAAAAACTGGTGATGCTCAAAAACTCAGGATTAACCTCCTTTGCTACGGAGCTAAAGAAAGTAGTATGA
- a CDS encoding ABC transporter ATP-binding protein, which translates to MSTDNKQIPPTMGRRHMRYFGPKEKAKNTKGTIKRLITYLHKEKSPLVIVIILVFLSTLLNILGPYLMKEAIDNYIIAEINLPGLGRLLLLMSGAYLSMSAVVLLQQRLMIDIAQKAIKNLRTEVFAKLQTLTIRYFDTHSSGDLMSRMTNDIDNISTTLSQSCLDLISGFLSIVAVTLIMILLNWQLALICITVIPLVLLSTKWIGTHTRKGFRAKQNYLGQLNGMIEENISAYSLVKAFAKEDEISKNFHETNHKLRQASHHANVSSGIMGPLMNTMNNLNYGVTAFAGAVLAIQGVVSIGTIAAFLNYTKQFSRPLNQIAQLYTMFQSALAGAERVFEILDQKPEFSDPEEAIQLEEIKGEVIIKDLHFRYLQDIPIIKGISITAEPGQTIALVGPTGAGKTTIINLLTRFYNFQEGEIFIDGVDIHKIKKENLRQSLGIVLQDTFLFSGTIMDNIRYGRLEATEKEIIEASKMANAHQFIHRMPRGYQSLITGNGASLSQGQRQLIAIARAILTNPSILILDEATSSVDTRTEIHIQEGMLKLMEGRTSFIIAHRLSTIKKADKILVMKEGQIIERGKHDQLLEQKGFYHDLYYGGFGIE; encoded by the coding sequence ATGAGCACAGATAATAAACAAATACCTCCTACAATGGGCCGAAGACATATGCGTTACTTCGGACCTAAAGAAAAAGCCAAGAACACCAAAGGAACAATAAAGAGATTAATCACCTACCTCCACAAGGAAAAAAGTCCTTTGGTTATTGTAATCATTTTAGTGTTCCTAAGCACCTTATTAAATATATTAGGCCCCTATCTAATGAAAGAGGCCATTGATAATTACATTATAGCCGAAATCAATTTGCCAGGATTGGGACGCTTACTTTTGTTGATGTCAGGAGCTTACCTAAGTATGTCTGCTGTCGTTTTATTACAACAAAGACTCATGATAGATATAGCTCAGAAAGCAATTAAAAACCTCAGAACAGAGGTCTTTGCCAAATTACAGACTCTGACAATACGTTACTTTGATACCCACTCCTCTGGGGACCTCATGAGTCGTATGACTAATGATATTGATAACATCAGTACAACATTATCCCAAAGCTGTTTAGATCTGATCTCAGGTTTTCTGAGCATCGTGGCTGTAACGCTCATTATGATACTTCTCAATTGGCAACTGGCTTTGATTTGTATCACAGTCATCCCCCTTGTTCTCCTGTCAACAAAGTGGATTGGAACTCATACACGAAAAGGATTTAGGGCGAAGCAGAACTACCTGGGGCAATTGAATGGAATGATTGAAGAAAATATATCCGCCTATTCCCTTGTAAAAGCTTTCGCAAAGGAAGACGAGATCTCTAAAAACTTTCATGAAACAAACCATAAGTTAAGACAAGCTTCCCATCATGCGAATGTTTCTTCGGGAATTATGGGCCCTTTGATGAATACGATGAATAACCTGAATTATGGGGTAACAGCTTTTGCTGGAGCTGTATTAGCTATACAGGGCGTTGTTTCTATAGGAACAATAGCAGCATTCCTCAACTATACAAAACAATTTTCCCGACCTTTAAATCAGATTGCTCAACTGTATACGATGTTTCAGTCTGCATTAGCGGGAGCAGAAAGAGTCTTTGAGATACTCGATCAAAAGCCAGAATTTAGTGATCCTGAAGAGGCTATCCAGTTGGAAGAAATAAAAGGAGAAGTAATCATTAAAGATCTTCACTTTCGTTATTTGCAGGATATTCCCATTATTAAAGGGATCAGTATCACTGCAGAACCTGGGCAGACCATAGCTCTCGTAGGTCCCACAGGTGCGGGAAAAACCACAATTATTAATCTGCTCACCAGGTTCTACAACTTCCAGGAGGGAGAGATATTCATTGATGGCGTGGACATACATAAAATAAAGAAAGAAAATCTACGCCAGTCCCTGGGAATAGTACTTCAAGACACCTTCCTCTTTTCTGGTACAATCATGGATAATATTCGCTATGGACGTCTGGAGGCCACAGAGAAAGAAATCATCGAAGCATCCAAAATGGCTAATGCCCACCAATTCATTCATCGTATGCCCAGGGGATATCAATCGTTAATCACAGGAAATGGGGCTAGCCTAAGCCAGGGACAGAGACAACTTATTGCTATAGCAAGAGCTATCCTAACAAATCCTTCCATACTTATTCTTGATGAAGCAACATCCAGTGTTGATACACGTACAGAAATTCACATACAGGAAGGAATGCTTAAACTCATGGAAGGCCGTACGAGCTTCATCATAGCTCACAGACTAAGCACAATCAAAAAGGCAGATAAAATATTAGTAATGAAAGAGGGCCAGATCATTGAGCGAGGAAAACATGATCAGCTTTTAGAACAAAAGGGTTTCTATCATGACCTCTATTATGGTGGTTTTGGTATCGAATAG
- a CDS encoding YcaO-like family protein, with protein sequence MSNIPGKDRGLEESLDKLKTFFKNIGFHLQEKKLINPAPGLWSVHLEDPDSKLYSNGKGGSSLACLVSAYAEFLERLGTGFFLADYPHFEGYSIAYNEEVHSLGDFTLDQCLNKKLWSYYDPHHLLEPKDLIDPVWDGAPRISLLPMLDGDGHSVKVPTSLLKELYVSNGLSIGNSSLEAKVQALSEIFERYVRFEILKNGYSLPEFPIDELRKWVSWDDISSSFDSHGYELRVLDSSLGKGYPVVCVVLIHKSTGKIMLSFGAHPNPAVAVERTLTELMQGRDFENLDDLVWPHSDQEACSDPVNLESHFINSVGLVPYSFFNTNTSFEFEQWGVVGSREEEWNYLRSCLGDHSVLYWEQDIDVFTLIRMVVPGMSEIYPVEDLWDTIREERLSLRSFMAEPKKGLLSWGLLPFHPDDRVSDVTNLPLEACGQWAYLTFGELRLIADFYEGDTPSLELETMDFTSADNVIGTFFTILKASLSVDSSILEELFPSGLIAQVRALVEQGSWPSDLLPPLGRTYNLSRLHGVNRMRQKITSYWQARI encoded by the coding sequence ATGTCGAATATACCAGGGAAAGATAGAGGATTAGAAGAATCCCTAGATAAATTAAAAACCTTCTTTAAGAATATTGGATTCCATCTCCAAGAAAAGAAACTCATTAATCCTGCACCAGGATTATGGTCTGTTCATCTGGAAGATCCAGATTCTAAACTCTATTCGAATGGAAAGGGAGGTTCTTCTTTGGCTTGCCTTGTGAGCGCTTATGCGGAATTCCTGGAACGTTTAGGCACTGGTTTTTTTCTAGCAGATTATCCGCATTTTGAAGGTTACTCCATCGCTTATAATGAAGAAGTCCATAGTCTTGGTGATTTTACTTTAGACCAATGTTTGAATAAAAAACTTTGGTCTTATTATGATCCTCATCATTTACTGGAACCAAAAGACCTCATTGATCCTGTATGGGATGGAGCTCCTCGTATAAGTTTACTCCCTATGTTAGATGGGGACGGTCATTCGGTAAAGGTTCCAACATCCCTTCTAAAAGAATTATATGTGTCCAATGGATTAAGTATTGGTAATTCCTCATTGGAGGCTAAAGTTCAAGCCTTAAGTGAAATATTTGAGCGTTATGTTCGTTTTGAAATCCTTAAAAATGGTTATTCTCTTCCTGAATTCCCTATAGATGAATTAAGGAAATGGGTTTCCTGGGATGATATTTCCTCTAGCTTTGATAGTCATGGTTATGAACTAAGAGTTCTCGATTCCAGTTTGGGAAAGGGCTATCCTGTTGTTTGTGTGGTATTGATTCACAAGAGCACTGGTAAGATAATGCTGAGTTTTGGTGCTCATCCTAATCCTGCTGTTGCAGTAGAAAGAACTCTAACAGAGTTAATGCAAGGTCGAGATTTTGAAAATCTTGATGATCTGGTTTGGCCCCATTCTGACCAAGAAGCCTGTAGTGATCCTGTTAACTTGGAAAGTCATTTTATCAATTCTGTAGGTCTTGTTCCTTATTCTTTTTTCAATACCAATACAAGCTTTGAATTTGAACAGTGGGGAGTTGTCGGTTCCAGAGAAGAGGAATGGAACTATCTAAGATCATGTTTGGGGGATCATAGCGTATTGTATTGGGAACAGGATATCGATGTCTTCACTTTAATAAGAATGGTAGTTCCGGGTATGTCTGAGATTTATCCCGTAGAAGATTTGTGGGATACTATTAGGGAAGAACGTCTTAGTCTGAGATCTTTCATGGCAGAACCCAAAAAGGGCCTCCTCTCCTGGGGATTGCTTCCTTTTCATCCTGATGACAGAGTTAGTGATGTGACTAATCTCCCACTAGAGGCTTGTGGACAATGGGCTTATTTAACCTTTGGAGAACTTCGTCTCATTGCGGATTTTTATGAGGGGGATACTCCTTCTCTAGAGCTTGAAACTATGGACTTTACAAGTGCAGATAATGTTATAGGCACTTTTTTTACTATATTAAAAGCAAGTTTGTCTGTTGATTCTTCAATTTTGGAAGAATTATTTCCGTCCGGTCTTATAGCACAGGTGAGGGCTCTTGTTGAACAGGGATCCTGGCCGTCCGATCTTCTTCCTCCCTTAGGCAGGACCTATAACTTATCCCGCCTACATGGAGTGAATAGAATGAGGCAAAAAATCACTTCCTATTGGCAAGCTAGAATTTAA
- a CDS encoding ABC transporter ATP-binding protein codes for MKLIITYLKKYWIYALLAPFTMVIEVAMDLLLPTIMAQIVDEGVAKQNINLVFTLGSKMLIVTIISFMGGALAAYFASKASTGVALSLREDLFSKVINLEHKEVDKLESGNIITRLTNDVTQIENTSGMLIRMMVRAPIQVIGSLVLAIMINKRLALLFLIFVPIIICLVTLLLKVAQPLFYKTQNQIDKLNNRIQENLLGQRLIKAFVREDFEKEKFHTVNVELTDISIKAAKTMAFMNPIMQLILNTGIILALWYGAKLVDSNLLKVGSLIAFTNYLRQLLFSLMMLSSVMIRFSRAEASSQRIYEILNTPEKKTEDLPVLEKTKGQFAFKNVSFSYTKQGEPVLKEISFTAEPGQTIAILGATGSGKSTIAKLLLGFYTLDEGSITIDDQDISQINPQSLRELIAYVPQQTTLLSGTIKDNILYHYPEEERESLRPIMQESAQAAKVSDFIDDLPHTYMTDINQRGVNLSGGQKQRVTIARALAKQSSIIIMDDATSAVDTKTENAIKEALKKGQKTKKTTLLIAQKITSVMSADKIIVLDDGSIESIGTHEELLAQSHIYKEIFQSQIDTEVA; via the coding sequence TTGAAACTAATCATAACCTACCTAAAGAAGTATTGGATCTATGCCCTCTTAGCCCCTTTTACTATGGTCATTGAAGTAGCCATGGATCTTTTACTTCCCACCATTATGGCTCAGATAGTAGATGAAGGAGTGGCTAAGCAAAACATTAATCTGGTGTTTACCCTGGGGAGCAAAATGTTAATTGTTACCATCATATCTTTTATGGGAGGAGCTTTGGCAGCTTACTTTGCCAGCAAAGCTTCCACAGGGGTGGCACTTAGTCTAAGGGAAGACCTTTTTAGTAAAGTGATCAATCTGGAACATAAAGAAGTTGACAAGCTTGAATCAGGTAATATCATAACAAGATTGACCAATGATGTTACCCAGATAGAAAATACATCTGGAATGCTGATCAGGATGATGGTTCGAGCTCCCATTCAAGTAATAGGAAGCTTAGTACTGGCGATCATGATCAATAAAAGACTGGCCCTTCTCTTTCTTATTTTTGTACCTATTATTATTTGTTTAGTGACTTTACTATTGAAAGTAGCACAGCCTCTTTTTTATAAAACACAGAATCAAATTGACAAGTTAAACAACCGTATACAAGAAAACTTATTAGGCCAACGACTTATCAAAGCTTTTGTACGAGAAGATTTTGAAAAGGAAAAGTTCCACACAGTCAATGTAGAGTTGACAGATATTAGTATCAAAGCAGCTAAAACAATGGCTTTTATGAATCCAATAATGCAATTAATATTAAATACTGGCATCATCCTCGCCCTTTGGTATGGAGCCAAGTTAGTAGATTCAAACTTGCTTAAAGTAGGTAGTTTAATAGCCTTTACCAACTATTTAAGACAACTTTTGTTCTCTCTGATGATGCTGAGCTCGGTAATGATTCGATTTAGTCGAGCAGAAGCCTCTTCCCAGCGTATCTATGAGATCCTTAATACTCCTGAGAAAAAAACCGAGGATCTACCTGTATTAGAAAAGACAAAGGGTCAATTTGCGTTTAAAAATGTTAGCTTTTCCTACACGAAACAAGGAGAACCTGTATTAAAAGAGATTAGCTTTACCGCAGAACCTGGTCAGACAATAGCCATATTAGGTGCTACCGGTTCAGGTAAGTCCACTATCGCCAAGCTCTTACTGGGTTTCTATACACTGGATGAAGGATCCATTACTATTGATGATCAAGACATTAGTCAGATAAATCCCCAATCCCTCAGAGAGCTCATAGCCTATGTGCCCCAACAAACAACTTTGCTTTCGGGAACAATAAAAGACAATATCCTCTATCACTATCCTGAGGAAGAAAGAGAATCACTCCGACCTATCATGCAAGAATCAGCCCAGGCCGCGAAGGTTAGCGATTTTATTGATGATTTACCCCACACTTATATGACAGATATTAATCAACGGGGAGTGAATCTATCTGGAGGACAGAAACAACGAGTTACTATTGCGCGAGCACTAGCCAAACAATCATCCATCATAATCATGGATGACGCCACTAGTGCGGTAGATACGAAAACAGAAAATGCCATCAAAGAAGCCTTGAAAAAGGGACAAAAGACCAAAAAGACAACGCTCTTAATCGCACAAAAAATAACAAGTGTCATGTCTGCTGATAAGATAATAGTATTAGATGATGGTTCTATTGAATCCATAGGAACTCATGAAGAATTGTTAGCCCAAAGCCATATCTATAAAGAAATATTCCAATCCCAAATAGACACGGAAGTAGCCTAA
- a CDS encoding heavy metal translocating P-type ATPase — protein MVELELQNLNCANCAAQIEESLKTKEYLKDVQFNFTTKKLTLHSELPQEDLKKNIQKEVDKIEEGVYVDWYNSGEIKKTKPFKITKHIPLILGVIILVLAKLSVFSQVINTGLFVMAYLLIGGDIVLRAIKNITKGNVFDENFLMSVATIGAFILGEYTEAVAVMLFYKVGEAFQDYAVDKSRDSIKALLNIKADFANLITNEGIKKVDPSELRLADKIIVKTGEKIPVDGIIREGNSTLDTSALTGESLPSYKTINDEVLSGCINLDSTITIEVTKLFKNSTVARILNLVESATSKKAKTEQFITKFARYYTPFVVFASLAVAIIPSVLGLGSFQEWISRALIFLVISCPCALVLSVPLGYFGGLGAASRKGILIKGGNYLEALNNIDTAVFDKTGTMTKGNFKVVKVEGAKTLEMAALLEQYSTHPIAQSIIKEWEGSLSDHVISDIKEIPGLGMTGILENKELLVGNHRLLESKDIAISEWDKNFPGSVVHVCYGQDYLGSLYIADEIKDNMTNFTSDLRKTGIKSIFMLSGDQKQIAESVGKELGFDGVYSELLPQDKLSILEKIMDDKKKTLFAGDGINDAPVLARADLGVAMGGIGSDVAIEAADIVIMNDDPTKLLDAQSIARKTRRIVMENIIFALLVKTTFLVAGAFGMATMYEAIFADVGVALIAVLNSMRVLKIS, from the coding sequence ATGGTCGAATTAGAATTACAAAACCTTAACTGTGCTAATTGTGCAGCTCAAATAGAAGAGTCCCTCAAAACCAAAGAATATCTAAAGGATGTTCAATTCAATTTTACAACAAAAAAGTTGACCCTTCATTCAGAACTTCCCCAAGAAGATTTAAAGAAAAATATACAGAAGGAAGTGGATAAGATTGAAGAAGGGGTCTATGTAGACTGGTATAATTCCGGGGAAATAAAGAAAACAAAACCTTTTAAGATCACTAAACATATACCTCTAATACTGGGAGTCATAATCCTGGTTCTGGCCAAGCTCTCTGTTTTTTCACAAGTTATCAATACAGGCTTGTTTGTGATGGCCTATCTTCTGATCGGCGGAGATATTGTTCTACGAGCCATCAAAAACATAACAAAGGGTAATGTCTTTGATGAAAATTTTCTTATGAGCGTAGCGACTATAGGGGCCTTTATCCTTGGTGAATACACAGAAGCTGTGGCTGTTATGCTTTTTTACAAAGTGGGAGAAGCTTTTCAAGATTATGCCGTCGACAAAAGTAGAGATAGCATCAAGGCTCTTCTCAATATAAAAGCCGACTTTGCCAACCTCATCACAAATGAAGGTATCAAAAAGGTTGATCCCTCTGAATTAAGATTAGCTGATAAAATTATTGTCAAAACAGGGGAGAAGATTCCTGTTGATGGAATCATACGGGAAGGAAACTCAACATTAGACACTTCTGCACTGACAGGGGAAAGTTTGCCAAGTTACAAGACAATTAATGATGAAGTACTCAGCGGATGTATAAATTTAGATTCCACTATTACTATTGAAGTCACAAAGCTTTTCAAAAACTCAACTGTTGCACGTATACTTAATTTGGTAGAAAGTGCCACTTCCAAGAAAGCCAAGACAGAACAGTTCATTACTAAATTCGCTAGATATTATACCCCTTTTGTTGTTTTTGCCTCTTTAGCTGTGGCGATCATACCAAGCGTATTAGGACTAGGTAGCTTCCAGGAATGGATATCTAGAGCTTTGATTTTCCTGGTTATCAGTTGTCCCTGTGCTCTTGTATTAAGTGTGCCCTTAGGTTACTTTGGCGGACTTGGAGCTGCCAGTCGAAAAGGGATCCTGATCAAAGGTGGCAATTACCTGGAAGCTCTCAACAATATAGACACCGCCGTATTTGATAAAACAGGGACTATGACAAAGGGAAACTTCAAGGTGGTAAAAGTCGAGGGTGCCAAAACTCTGGAAATGGCAGCCCTATTAGAACAATACTCGACACACCCAATCGCACAATCTATTATAAAAGAATGGGAAGGTTCATTATCAGATCATGTAATATCTGATATTAAGGAAATTCCCGGTCTTGGTATGACGGGAATACTGGAAAACAAAGAGCTTTTAGTAGGAAACCATAGATTACTTGAAAGCAAAGACATAGCTATATCCGAATGGGATAAAAACTTCCCTGGTTCTGTTGTTCACGTTTGTTATGGGCAAGACTATTTAGGAAGCCTATATATTGCTGATGAGATTAAAGACAATATGACAAACTTTACGTCAGATCTGAGAAAAACAGGTATTAAATCGATCTTCATGTTAAGTGGTGATCAAAAGCAAATCGCCGAATCTGTGGGTAAAGAACTGGGTTTTGATGGCGTTTATAGTGAGCTTCTCCCTCAGGATAAGTTATCCATATTGGAAAAAATAATGGATGACAAGAAGAAAACTCTCTTTGCCGGTGATGGTATTAATGATGCCCCTGTATTAGCAAGAGCTGATTTAGGAGTTGCAATGGGAGGAATAGGGTCAGATGTCGCTATTGAAGCTGCTGATATAGTTATTATGAACGATGATCCTACCAAACTACTGGACGCACAATCCATAGCAAGGAAAACCAGACGTATTGTCATGGAAAATATTATTTTTGCGCTACTAGTGAAAACAACCTTTCTTGTGGCAGGAGCATTCGGTATGGCCACCATGTATGAAGCCATTTTTGCCGATGTCGGAGTCGCTCTGATTGCAGTACTTAACTCTATGAGAGTACTAAAAATATCCTAA
- a CDS encoding Dps family protein, protein METVKKMNSYLADLAVMNVKLHNLHWNVVGKQFVSIHKFTEELYEDLFEKYDAVAEELKMLGEIPASTMVEYLKITDVKEESPRAFTVEEVLDHLVSDLNILKTKALHIRKSASEEDSFAVANMMEDHSSEYNKNLWFLKAMLAA, encoded by the coding sequence ATGGAAACAGTGAAAAAAATGAACAGTTATTTGGCGGATTTAGCAGTTATGAATGTGAAGCTTCACAATCTACACTGGAATGTAGTAGGAAAGCAATTTGTAAGCATTCACAAGTTCACAGAAGAGTTGTATGAAGACCTTTTTGAAAAGTATGATGCAGTAGCAGAAGAATTAAAAATGCTTGGTGAGATACCTGCCAGTACAATGGTAGAGTACCTTAAGATTACTGATGTTAAGGAAGAATCTCCCAGGGCATTTACTGTAGAGGAGGTCTTGGATCATTTAGTATCTGACTTAAATATACTCAAGACAAAGGCTCTCCATATAAGGAAATCAGCTTCAGAAGAGGATAGTTTTGCTGTTGCTAATATGATGGAGGACCATAGTAGTGAATACAACAAGAATTTATGGTTTCTTAAAGCCATGTTAGCCGCTTAA
- the rlmN gene encoding 23S rRNA (adenine(2503)-C(2))-methyltransferase RlmN, producing the protein MEKEARKFITTLSDGHQIESVILPMKSYNTLCVSSQVGCQRGCTFCSTAKMGFVRNLTVQEIINQLIMAQETYHVSIRNVVFMGMGEPMDNFDALVKAIQLFSDPHGFNIPKGRITISTSGVIPGIMALGKLAQEGDLFHRIRLAISLNASNDGIRQKLMPINRIYPLKELKKALMEYPLRKTRDKILLEYVIIPGVNDRIENIQELKEFVGNMPILLNFIPHNPKCTYEEGHRFFKWAQEAKLPCRIRDSRGRKVGGGCGQLIRPVRSNHVEYTRER; encoded by the coding sequence ATGGAGAAAGAAGCACGTAAGTTCATAACAACCTTAAGTGATGGACATCAGATTGAATCTGTTATCCTTCCTATGAAAAGCTACAATACCTTATGTGTCTCTTCACAGGTCGGTTGTCAAAGGGGATGTACTTTTTGTTCCACTGCTAAGATGGGTTTTGTCCGTAATTTGACAGTTCAAGAAATCATTAACCAACTAATAATGGCACAAGAGACATATCATGTAAGCATTAGGAATGTGGTGTTTATGGGAATGGGGGAACCAATGGATAACTTTGATGCCCTTGTGAAAGCCATTCAGCTATTCTCAGACCCTCATGGCTTTAATATTCCCAAAGGACGAATCACCATAAGTACTTCTGGAGTGATTCCAGGCATTATGGCCTTAGGAAAGCTTGCCCAGGAGGGAGATCTCTTCCATAGGATTCGATTAGCCATAAGTCTAAATGCTTCCAATGATGGGATTCGTCAGAAACTAATGCCTATTAACCGGATTTACCCACTAAAGGAATTAAAAAAAGCTTTGATGGAATATCCTTTAAGAAAGACTCGTGACAAAATCTTATTAGAATATGTCATTATACCTGGGGTCAATGATAGAATTGAAAATATTCAGGAATTAAAAGAGTTTGTAGGAAACATGCCTATCCTATTAAACTTTATCCCTCATAATCCAAAATGTACCTATGAAGAAGGACATCGCTTTTTTAAATGGGCACAGGAAGCTAAGCTCCCATGCCGGATTAGAGATTCCAGAGGGCGTAAAGTAGGGGGAGGATGTGGACAACTTATTAGACCAGTGAGGAGTAATCATGTCGAATATACCAGGGAAAGATAG
- a CDS encoding ArsR/SmtB family transcription factor, whose amino-acid sequence MKTECCVNKENVDFVEDKLIPEDDIVDISELFKILGDPTRMRIVAALRIKELCVGDLAALMEISLSGVSHQLRLLKKSRIVKTRRDGKMIYYNLDDAHIESIIDIARLHIKD is encoded by the coding sequence ATGAAAACAGAGTGTTGTGTTAACAAGGAGAATGTAGATTTTGTTGAGGATAAGCTCATTCCTGAAGATGACATCGTTGACATATCAGAATTATTTAAAATACTAGGGGACCCTACAAGAATGCGCATTGTTGCAGCATTACGAATAAAAGAATTATGCGTAGGAGACTTGGCCGCTCTCATGGAAATATCATTATCCGGAGTGTCTCACCAACTACGTTTACTAAAAAAAAGCAGGATTGTTAAAACAAGAAGAGATGGAAAAATGATCTACTACAATCTTGACGATGCCCATATCGAATCTATTATCGACATTGCCAGATTACACATCAAAGATTAA